AGTAGGAGATAAATTTTGAACCTTGATAATTTAAAGTTTAATCAAGATGGATTGATTCCGGTTATTACTCAAAACTATTATACCGGAAAAATATTAATGCAAGCATATGCAAACAAAGAAGCCATTGAAGAAACATTAAAATCCGGATATGCAACTTATTTTTCCCGTTCAAGAAATGCTTTATGGAAAAAAGGTGAAACTTCTGGAAATTATCAAAAAATCATGGATATAAAAGTTGATTGTGATGAAGACAGTATTATATACCTTGTTGTAGAAGAAGGTCCGGCATGCCATACAGGAGAAGAAAGCTGTTTTTATAGAAATCTAAATCTTGAAAAAGATTCCAAGCCGGTTCCTTTTGAGATACTTCATAAACTCTATGAAAAGATTCAAGAAAGAAAAGAGACCATGCCAGAAGGCTCTTACGTTGCATCTTTATTTAAAAAAGGAAGCGATAAAATAATTCAAAAAGTTGGTGAAGAAGCCGTAGAAACGGTTATAGCGTTAAAAAATAAAAATAAAGATGAAATTGTGTATGAAACATCCGATTTACTTTTTCATCTGCTGATTGCTTTGGTTGATGCCGGCGTTAAATTATCAGATATAGAAGAAGAATTGTTAAAAAGGTATAAGTAGAGGTCTGACAATATGGCTACTAAAAGCATAAGTAAAGACTTTTTAAAGGAATTGTATGAAAAAGATTATTATAGATGGGTAAATGAGAATCTTCAGCTTTTAAAAGAAAGAGAATATGACTCTGTTGATTGGGAAAATCTTCTTGAGGAGATTGAAGATTTGGGAAGGAAGCATTTGGAGAGTGCAATAAACTACATGGCAGTAATCTTACAACATCTTTACAAGATTGATAATTTTAAAATTTACGAATATTCAGGTAAGGGCTGGATTAATAGCGTACTGCATGCAAGAAAGAGCTTAGAAAAACTTTTTTTAGAGCATCCATCTTTAAAACAAAAAGCAGTTGAAAGTATTGAAAAAGCTTGGAAACGAGTAGTAATAGATTTAGTATATTGGTTTCAAAGACCGGAAAATGAAGAATTAGCTAAAAAGTTTTTTGGAAGATTGCCAACAGAAAAAGATTTTCCAGAAAATTGTCCATATACATACAAGCAGATTTTTGAATATAAACCATGGATTAAGGAGGATTAAAGATGGAAAAAGCTATAGATTTCTGCCTGCCAGGAATTGATGAAAAAGGAAATGAGATTAATTTTTGCCTTAAAGATTATCTTGGAAAAGATAAAGACGTTATTCTTTACTTTTATCCAAAGGACGACACGCCCGGTTGTACAACGGAAGCATGCGATTTTAGAGATAATTTAAATATATTACAAAATTACGCTATAGTCGTTGGAGTTAGTCCGGACAGCATTGAAAGTCATAAAAAATTTAAAGAAAAGTATGGTTTGAATTTTATTCTTTTGTCTGATAAAAACAAAGAAGTCATGAAACAGTATGGAGCTTATGGCAAAAAAGTAATGTATGGCAAAGAGACAGAAGGAGTTATTAGGTCTACATTTATAATTTCACCTGATGGCAGTATTAAAAAAGCTTGGAAAAATGTAAAAGCTAAAGGTCATGTTGAACAAATATTAAAATTTCTTGGAGTGAAGTCTTGATAAAAGATATTGAAGCTTTAATATTAGAAAACAGATTTATCTCCGGGAAAACTTACATGCTAAAGCTGAAAGCCCCAGAAATTGCAAGTTTTGTAAAGCCGGCTCATTTTGTCATGATAAAGCCAACACCTCAAGATTTTTACGACCCATTACTTAGAAGAGCCTTTGCCATAGCCGATGTAGAAGATGGCACTATAGTTGTTTACTATGACGTTTATGGAAAAGGAACCCAGGCAATTTCTCAAAAGAAAGAAGGAGAAACGATAAACGTCCTTGGACCACTTGGAAACAGACTATTTCCGGAAGATTATGATAATTATATCGTTGTAGGTGGTGGCATTGGTTATGCCGGCTTAAGCTTATTTTTAAAGCAGTTAAAAAAGCACAGCAAAAGATTTGTAGCAATTTACGGAGCAAGAAAAAAAGAAGATTTATCAATGATTAAATGGAATGAAGAAAACCAAATCCAGCCAATATATTACACGGAAGATGGAAGCTTTGGAAGAAAAGGATTAGTCACGCAGGATTTAAAAGATATTATAAAATCAAATTCAAATGCACCATTAATAGTTTGCGGTCCAAAAGGAATGATGAAAGCTGTAGCAAAAATAGCCAAGGAAGAAAATGCATTATGCTATCTATCCCTTGAAAGTAGAATGGCTTGCGGAATTGGTATCTGTGTTGGCTGTGTAGTCAAGGATGTTAAAAATGATACATATGTAAGAGTATGCTATGAAGGTCCTGTCTTTGAGGCTAATGAGATTGAATTATAAAAATTTCAAAAAAAGCTTAATATTCTTCACAGGCTTTAGGATGATATTTTTATTACTTCTCACCTCTTTTAATTCATTTGCCGAGACAACTATTGAACCAAAAATAATTGAGTATAAAGGTGTAAAAGCCGAAGATTTGCAAAAGGTAAATCAACAAGTTAATGCTTTATATCAAAAACAAAAACAGTTAGAAGAAAAAATAAGTCAAATCGAAAAACTTAAGAATGTATCACAAACAGATAAAAAACTAATTGAGTATTTTTTAACAGAAATTGAAGAGCTAAAAAAGAATCAGGAAGAGCTAAAAAATCAAATAACAAATTTTGAAAAAGAAACAAAAAAATCTTTTTTTATGTTAAACTTAATTCAATTTGTAACCTTTGGAATATTCGTTGTTTTTATGATCTTACTTTATAACTACAAGAAAGATACCGGCAGAGAAATCAAAGAAGTTAGCGAAAAAGTTGATAAAATTCAAGAAAGGTCAGATGTTGAAGTAGTTCTATCTCTTATTGAAAAAGCTAAAACCGACCCAAAAGCAGCAGAAATATTACAAACATACTTAAAAAGCAGAGGTGAAGTAGATGAAATATGAAATAACAAAAATCTTTAGATTTGAAGCAGGGCATAGAGTTTGGAAGCAAAACCTTGCAGAAGGTAAAACCGCAGTCCTTTCAGGATACGCTTGTATAGATAACAAATGCAGAAATTTACACGGACACAGCTATATTCTTGAAGTAACCGT
This is a stretch of genomic DNA from Sulfurihydrogenibium sp. YO3AOP1. It encodes these proteins:
- the hisIE gene encoding bifunctional phosphoribosyl-AMP cyclohydrolase/phosphoribosyl-ATP diphosphatase HisIE, translated to MNLDNLKFNQDGLIPVITQNYYTGKILMQAYANKEAIEETLKSGYATYFSRSRNALWKKGETSGNYQKIMDIKVDCDEDSIIYLVVEEGPACHTGEESCFYRNLNLEKDSKPVPFEILHKLYEKIQERKETMPEGSYVASLFKKGSDKIIQKVGEEAVETVIALKNKNKDEIVYETSDLLFHLLIALVDAGVKLSDIEEELLKRYK
- a CDS encoding DUF29 domain-containing protein; this translates as MATKSISKDFLKELYEKDYYRWVNENLQLLKEREYDSVDWENLLEEIEDLGRKHLESAINYMAVILQHLYKIDNFKIYEYSGKGWINSVLHARKSLEKLFLEHPSLKQKAVESIEKAWKRVVIDLVYWFQRPENEELAKKFFGRLPTEKDFPENCPYTYKQIFEYKPWIKED
- a CDS encoding peroxiredoxin, which codes for MEKAIDFCLPGIDEKGNEINFCLKDYLGKDKDVILYFYPKDDTPGCTTEACDFRDNLNILQNYAIVVGVSPDSIESHKKFKEKYGLNFILLSDKNKEVMKQYGAYGKKVMYGKETEGVIRSTFIISPDGSIKKAWKNVKAKGHVEQILKFLGVKS
- a CDS encoding dihydroorotate dehydrogenase electron transfer subunit; its protein translation is MIKDIEALILENRFISGKTYMLKLKAPEIASFVKPAHFVMIKPTPQDFYDPLLRRAFAIADVEDGTIVVYYDVYGKGTQAISQKKEGETINVLGPLGNRLFPEDYDNYIVVGGGIGYAGLSLFLKQLKKHSKRFVAIYGARKKEDLSMIKWNEENQIQPIYYTEDGSFGRKGLVTQDLKDIIKSNSNAPLIVCGPKGMMKAVAKIAKEENALCYLSLESRMACGIGICVGCVVKDVKNDTYVRVCYEGPVFEANEIEL
- a CDS encoding viral A-type inclusion protein, giving the protein MIFLLLLTSFNSFAETTIEPKIIEYKGVKAEDLQKVNQQVNALYQKQKQLEEKISQIEKLKNVSQTDKKLIEYFLTEIEELKKNQEELKNQITNFEKETKKSFFMLNLIQFVTFGIFVVFMILLYNYKKDTGREIKEVSEKVDKIQERSDVEVVLSLIEKAKTDPKAAEILQTYLKSRGEVDEI